A single region of the Thermotoga profunda AZM34c06 genome encodes:
- the pyrE gene encoding orotate phosphoribosyltransferase, whose product MLEILYRVGALLEGHFLLSSGKHSSKYVQCAKIFERPEYGDKVGEMIAQKISHHKPDVVIGPALGGIIVAYAVARYLGARAMFTEREDGIMKLRRDFHINKDEKVAIVEDVTTTGKSVLEVAEVVKEYGGQICCIASIIDRSTQPLPFDVPFYSLMKLELPIYEPDDCPLCRQKIQLVKPGSRTEKKN is encoded by the coding sequence ATGCTTGAGATACTTTACAGAGTTGGTGCGTTACTTGAAGGGCATTTTCTTCTTTCTTCAGGTAAGCATTCTTCGAAATACGTGCAGTGCGCAAAGATTTTCGAGAGACCCGAATATGGTGATAAAGTTGGTGAGATGATTGCACAAAAAATATCACACCATAAACCAGATGTCGTTATAGGACCAGCACTTGGTGGAATTATTGTTGCTTATGCTGTTGCTCGCTATCTTGGTGCACGAGCAATGTTCACTGAGAGAGAAGATGGCATCATGAAATTGAGAAGAGATTTTCACATCAACAAAGATGAAAAAGTGGCTATCGTTGAAGATGTTACAACCACAGGGAAATCGGTTCTTGAAGTTGCAGAAGTCGTCAAAGAATACGGTGGACAGATTTGCTGTATAGCGAGTATCATAGACAGATCAACACAACCATTGCCATTTGATGTACCGTTTTATTCGCTGATGAAGTTGGAATTACCCATCTACGAACCAGATGACTGTCCATTGTGTAGACAAAAGATACAACTTGTAAAACCAGGAAGTAGAACTGAAAAGAAAAACTAA
- a CDS encoding DUF4382 domain-containing protein, translating to MKQLFLVVIVLSVLLITGCMNLSSSKGMLTVYLTDAVLPISDVQRIDVTINKILLMSDAASVVVTDEATTVNLLDLVGSEISFPTLQTSGTYTQLRLEIGQATITVNNSEYELKVSSNSLKYPFTESLEINQDTILVLDFDLSRPIKVTGSWGQGQGTQQSNNTQFHMTPVIHLRHGQLYDITGKVVDNNSGVAHALVALTKDSTVVAATFSHEDSNKWQKGEFKLSKIEPGEYEIKVFLKETYECWEDEDIDQYILQHTPDATKTVNLEYENLDVGDISISNRV from the coding sequence ATGAAGCAGTTATTCTTAGTGGTTATTGTATTATCTGTGCTTTTGATAACTGGCTGTATGAATCTTTCATCTTCAAAAGGTATGTTGACAGTCTATCTAACAGATGCTGTTCTACCAATAAGCGACGTACAGAGAATCGATGTGACAATCAACAAAATCTTGCTTATGAGTGATGCTGCATCGGTTGTAGTGACAGATGAAGCTACGACCGTCAACCTACTCGATTTGGTGGGTTCAGAAATAAGTTTTCCAACTCTTCAAACTTCGGGAACTTACACACAATTGAGATTAGAGATCGGCCAAGCAACGATAACTGTTAATAATTCGGAATATGAACTCAAGGTATCTTCCAATAGTTTGAAGTACCCATTCACAGAATCATTAGAGATTAACCAAGATACGATCCTGGTTCTGGATTTTGATCTCTCAAGACCTATAAAAGTCACAGGTAGCTGGGGCCAAGGACAAGGTACCCAACAAAGCAATAACACACAGTTTCACATGACTCCAGTGATTCATCTGAGACATGGTCAACTGTATGATATAACTGGTAAAGTAGTAGATAATAATTCTGGTGTAGCTCATGCACTTGTGGCTTTAACCAAAGATTCAACAGTGGTTGCTGCAACTTTCAGTCATGAAGATTCAAATAAATGGCAAAAAGGAGAATTCAAACTATCAAAAATCGAACCTGGAGAATATGAAATAAAGGTGTTCTTAAAAGAAACCTACGAATGTTGGGAAGATGAAGATATTGATCAATATATTTTGCAACACACACCAGACGCCACAAAAACTGTAAACCTTGAGTATGAAAATCTCGATGTAGGTGATATTTCTATTTCAAATCGAGTTTAG
- a CDS encoding tRNA-dihydrouridine synthase: MELNPPLVIASGVGGMGEYLKLIDPKYIGAYTLKTVTLFPKQGNPPPRLFATESYLINNIGLENIGIDAFIENLNANQYEELFEKVKVIFSLGGDNPEEYKLVAQKIATYEKYFEAIEVNFSCPNVKNGGLNILSDLFSFKEVLIYLRKVLKGFLIAKVGVEGNFVENVAQIVKDHGWNGIVLINTIRGLEVVEGKLIKGGISGPVLKPIALRAVYEVKNKVPELYVIGSGGITNEKDVDDFFKVGANAISLGTAIYKNPQIVEKIAKYIRRCCE, encoded by the coding sequence ATGGAATTAAATCCTCCTTTGGTAATAGCATCTGGTGTAGGTGGAATGGGTGAATACTTGAAGTTGATCGATCCAAAATACATAGGTGCTTACACGTTGAAGACTGTTACATTGTTTCCCAAACAGGGGAATCCACCACCGAGACTTTTTGCAACTGAAAGTTATTTGATAAACAACATAGGTCTTGAAAACATCGGGATAGATGCATTTATAGAAAATCTAAATGCAAATCAGTACGAAGAGCTTTTTGAAAAAGTAAAGGTAATCTTCAGTCTTGGTGGGGACAATCCGGAAGAATACAAGTTGGTGGCTCAAAAAATTGCAACATATGAAAAATACTTTGAAGCGATCGAAGTCAATTTTTCCTGTCCAAATGTGAAGAATGGTGGACTAAATATTCTTTCTGATCTTTTTTCTTTCAAGGAGGTGTTGATCTATCTGAGAAAGGTTTTGAAGGGTTTTTTAATAGCCAAGGTTGGTGTTGAAGGTAATTTTGTTGAAAACGTTGCTCAGATTGTGAAAGATCATGGCTGGAATGGAATAGTACTCATCAACACGATCAGGGGACTTGAAGTTGTAGAAGGTAAATTGATCAAAGGTGGTATTTCAGGACCTGTTTTAAAACCCATTGCGCTCAGGGCCGTTTATGAAGTTAAGAACAAAGTTCCTGAACTTTACGTGATTGGTTCTGGTGGGATAACAAATGAGAAAGATGTAGATGATTTTTTCAAAGTCGGTGCCAATGCGATAAGTCTTGGAACGGCTATTTATAAAAATCCACAGATAGTTGAAAAAATCGCAAAGTACATCAGGAGGTGTTGTGAATGA
- the pyrF gene encoding orotidine-5'-phosphate decarboxylase: protein MIPVLSLDMEDPFGFIEKYGSFEHVKIGHNVAIFGKGVFGEFEKRNLKVIVDLKFTDIPSTVVRSIKSWDHPCVIGFTVHAVAGKDSVKAAIESTDKFIFSVIKLTSIKGELEDYLDQIKILKDLGSSFVLPGMWAKALREMIPTKILVPGVRMKREADDQKDVVSLEDIKTVADFAVIGREVYKSEDPRATMEQIRRFLHA, encoded by the coding sequence ATGATACCTGTGCTGAGTTTGGACATGGAGGACCCATTTGGGTTTATCGAAAAATATGGAAGCTTTGAACATGTCAAAATAGGTCATAATGTGGCGATTTTTGGCAAAGGTGTGTTTGGTGAATTTGAGAAAAGAAATCTCAAGGTCATTGTGGATCTCAAATTTACCGATATTCCATCGACGGTGGTGAGATCTATCAAATCGTGGGATCATCCATGTGTCATAGGTTTCACAGTTCATGCAGTAGCAGGTAAAGATTCAGTTAAAGCGGCAATTGAAAGCACTGATAAGTTCATTTTTTCTGTTATCAAGCTCACATCGATAAAAGGCGAACTTGAAGATTATCTGGATCAAATAAAGATTCTCAAAGATCTGGGAAGTTCTTTTGTCCTACCTGGTATGTGGGCAAAAGCTTTAAGAGAGATGATACCGACAAAGATACTGGTTCCAGGTGTAAGAATGAAAAGAGAGGCAGATGATCAAAAAGATGTGGTGAGTTTAGAAGATATAAAAACAGTTGCTGATTTTGCGGTAATAGGAAGAGAAGTTTATAAAAGTGAAGATCCAAGAGCAACAATGGAACAGATAAGGAGGTTTTTACATGCTTGA
- a CDS encoding response regulator transcription factor, with amino-acid sequence MKILVVEDNQDLLRSVVRFLTKEGYSVDESTDGDEGLDMALENRYDCIVLDVMLPGVDGFEFVQTLRENQIETPVLMLTALDAVDDKVKGLSSGADDYLTKPFDFRELLARIKSLIRRSNLTKGEEVVFKDLRLNSRTRQVKIKDEIVKLSKREFDLLELFLRNPDLTFSRDELIERVWENEKEIRSNVVDVYVLYLRNKLKPYGYDKHIETVAGLGYRFHRE; translated from the coding sequence ATGAAGATACTTGTTGTTGAGGATAATCAAGATTTACTCAGATCTGTTGTGAGATTTCTAACAAAAGAAGGTTACAGTGTCGATGAATCAACCGATGGTGATGAAGGTCTTGATATGGCTCTTGAAAATCGTTATGATTGCATAGTCTTGGATGTGATGCTTCCAGGTGTTGATGGTTTTGAATTTGTTCAAACACTTAGAGAAAATCAGATTGAAACCCCTGTTTTGATGTTAACTGCCTTGGATGCCGTGGATGATAAAGTCAAAGGACTCTCAAGCGGTGCCGATGATTATCTAACAAAACCCTTTGATTTTCGCGAATTACTTGCAAGGATCAAAAGCCTTATAAGAAGAAGCAATTTAACAAAAGGTGAAGAAGTAGTTTTTAAAGACCTTAGATTGAACAGTAGAACAAGGCAGGTAAAAATCAAAGACGAAATTGTCAAACTGAGTAAGAGAGAATTTGATCTACTTGAACTTTTCTTGAGAAATCCTGATTTGACTTTTTCAAGAGATGAATTAATAGAAAGAGTCTGGGAAAATGAAAAAGAGATAAGAAGTAATGTGGTAGATGTCTATGTGCTCTATTTGAGGAACAAATTAAAACCCTATGGCTATGACAAGCACATAGAAACGGTTGCGGGACTTGGTTACAGATTTCACAGGGAATGA
- a CDS encoding flagellin: MVIDAAIHKVSSARAQLGAVQNRLEHTISNLGVAEENLTAAESRIRDADMAKEMMAFTKQQILIQSSMAMLAQANTQPQTVLQLMR, encoded by the coding sequence ATGGTGATCGATGCAGCAATTCACAAAGTCAGCAGCGCAAGAGCACAACTCGGTGCTGTACAAAACAGGTTGGAGCACACAATAAGCAACCTTGGAGTAGCAGAAGAAAACTTGACGGCAGCAGAATCTCGTATCAGAGACGCAGACATGGCAAAGGAAATGATGGCATTCACCAAACAACAGATACTGATCCAGTCGAGCATGGCGATGTTGGCTCAAGCGAACACTCAACCACAAACTGTATTACAGTTGATGAGATAA
- a CDS encoding sensor histidine kinase — protein MRSLRKVIERYYLSIFVISMCTMAVTFLITVERLTMKQIDQEILAFTSDLVHFLENPSGELVAVFGKKDYSFQVLEKDKTYASFNVSEEIPVDHKGFASIKYKRVYATQAGTYKVIVAKDIKDHFVVVVILAVVLASAIVSLSFLVHRFGLNLTERMIKPIEEIGKQMDDISKGFARQIQIQPTSQEAHVLQLQINDALRRLHNTMEELREFASSLSHQLRNPLASVKAQIEVMLKEVNNQEIKNELVLMLKNINTMVQITSSLLLIARAQHQREDSFQEEDISVVVLESVEQVMQRFPKTDFILDVPAQIKARCVPGLLSHAFINLIENACKYSEENKPVKVSLSKDNDFVVFSVSNYGEPICEEDKERIFERFYRSKNAKADGLGLGLAVVKAIADLHHAKIEYSYNTLNSFTMYLPI, from the coding sequence ATGCGGTCTTTAAGGAAGGTAATTGAAAGATATTATCTTTCCATCTTTGTTATTTCGATGTGCACCATGGCAGTGACATTTTTGATCACAGTTGAAAGGCTCACTATGAAGCAGATAGACCAGGAAATTTTGGCGTTCACAAGTGATCTTGTACATTTTTTGGAGAACCCTTCTGGTGAATTGGTCGCGGTCTTTGGAAAAAAAGACTATTCTTTCCAGGTTCTTGAGAAAGATAAAACCTATGCGAGTTTTAATGTCTCAGAAGAGATTCCAGTAGATCACAAAGGTTTTGCATCTATTAAGTACAAAAGAGTTTACGCAACACAAGCTGGAACGTACAAAGTGATAGTTGCAAAAGATATAAAAGATCATTTTGTGGTGGTTGTAATACTCGCGGTAGTGTTGGCGAGTGCGATTGTATCGTTGAGTTTTCTTGTACACCGGTTTGGCTTGAATCTCACAGAGAGAATGATTAAACCAATCGAAGAGATAGGAAAACAAATGGACGATATTTCAAAAGGTTTTGCAAGACAAATACAGATTCAACCAACGAGTCAGGAAGCTCATGTATTGCAACTTCAGATAAACGATGCGCTCAGAAGACTTCACAACACAATGGAAGAACTCAGAGAATTCGCATCGAGCTTATCTCACCAGTTGAGAAATCCACTCGCAAGTGTCAAGGCGCAGATAGAAGTTATGTTAAAAGAAGTCAATAATCAGGAGATAAAAAATGAATTGGTACTGATGTTGAAGAACATCAACACTATGGTTCAGATTACATCATCTTTGTTACTCATAGCTCGAGCTCAGCACCAGCGCGAAGATAGTTTTCAGGAAGAAGATATTTCAGTTGTTGTTTTAGAGAGCGTGGAACAGGTCATGCAAAGATTTCCAAAGACCGACTTCATCTTGGATGTGCCGGCTCAAATCAAGGCAAGGTGTGTTCCGGGACTTCTTTCCCATGCCTTTATCAATTTGATAGAAAATGCATGTAAATACTCTGAAGAAAACAAACCTGTTAAGGTGAGTCTGTCAAAGGACAATGATTTTGTAGTTTTTAGTGTCTCAAACTATGGAGAGCCAATTTGTGAAGAAGACAAAGAAAGGATCTTTGAGAGATTTTACAGATCCAAAAACGCGAAAGCCGATGGCCTTGGACTTGGTCTTGCCGTGGTCAAGGCAATTGCCGATCTACACCATGCAAAGATTGAGTATTCGTACAATACATTAAACAGTTTTACCATGTATTTACCAATATAA
- the nadE gene encoding NAD(+) synthase — protein sequence MNHLEKICDFISSFVNKYNYKGVVIGISGGIDSTVVAYLCVKAIGKDRVFGLILPERDSSKDSIKDGVLVCKSLEIPYKIKSITPILRKIGIYKLFPPALIFPRSIQEKYVLGKWQKLSKDSFIDDLLNQGNEEFLKGLAYYRIKHRVRMCNLYFEAEKRNYAVAGTTNKTEILTGLYVKWGDDASDFEPIAHLYKTEIYELAKELKVPEKIIKKKPSPDLIPGLTDEFVFEMSYEKLDRILKKIENNSKLDDEDPQKVQRVLKIIKAAEKRKIKTIKITDES from the coding sequence ATGAATCATTTAGAAAAAATCTGTGATTTTATTTCATCTTTTGTGAACAAATATAATTACAAAGGTGTTGTAATAGGTATAAGCGGGGGAATAGATTCCACAGTTGTCGCATATCTTTGCGTGAAAGCCATTGGAAAAGACAGAGTCTTTGGTCTGATCTTACCTGAAAGGGATTCTTCAAAAGATTCCATAAAAGACGGTGTACTTGTTTGCAAAAGCCTGGAAATACCTTACAAAATCAAATCTATTACGCCAATTCTTAGAAAAATCGGTATTTACAAACTATTTCCTCCCGCTCTTATTTTTCCAAGATCGATCCAGGAAAAATACGTGCTTGGAAAATGGCAAAAATTGTCAAAAGACTCCTTCATAGATGATTTACTAAATCAAGGGAACGAAGAATTTCTCAAGGGTCTTGCTTACTATAGAATAAAACACAGAGTTAGAATGTGCAATTTATATTTTGAAGCGGAAAAAAGAAATTACGCAGTCGCAGGAACGACTAACAAGACAGAGATCTTAACGGGATTGTATGTGAAATGGGGCGATGATGCATCGGATTTTGAACCAATTGCACATCTTTATAAAACAGAGATCTATGAACTGGCAAAAGAACTGAAGGTACCAGAAAAGATTATCAAGAAAAAACCATCTCCAGATCTGATACCAGGTCTAACAGATGAATTTGTCTTTGAAATGAGTTATGAAAAATTAGACAGAATTCTAAAGAAAATAGAAAATAACTCAAAACTCGATGATGAAGATCCACAAAAGGTGCAGAGAGTCTTGAAGATAATCAAAGCAGCAGAAAAAAGAAAGATAAAAACAATTAAAATCACCGATGAATCCTGA
- a CDS encoding dihydroorotase, translating to MKFYDPVIQKWRDIEIDTPISKDGLVACPAFFDMHTHVRLCGQEDYDTLERAAIAGGFGAVLIQPNTKPPIETQDVFKMHLDLAKDKIIDYYWTCSFFGELEPDGEKILCYSNDGIEYDTQKILKAFRYKKPNLLLDHSQFYEVGGVFYEGTSLDIQKRPVNSEAISIFRNVMFGLEYGFRKFHIQHVTTKSSIETIQYLKSYAQISCEVTPHHLFFTMEDIRNTNFKVNPPFGTEKDRQALLNAVRKNIIDVFATDHAPHDEKSSDFEKAPYGTSGIETAFSAFYTATGDLEKTIEKMTIAPKKVLGLGAVFDTDDITVIDPKAEYTVDVKIFHSKGKNSVFDGIKLKGKVIGVKLKGKWVYWDGEFLFDSQKNL from the coding sequence TTGAAGTTCTATGATCCTGTGATTCAAAAATGGCGGGATATAGAGATCGATACACCTATATCCAAAGATGGTCTTGTAGCATGCCCTGCCTTTTTTGATATGCACACCCATGTGAGATTGTGCGGGCAGGAAGATTACGACACACTTGAAAGGGCAGCGATCGCTGGGGGATTCGGAGCTGTTTTGATTCAACCAAACACAAAACCACCGATTGAGACTCAAGATGTCTTTAAAATGCACCTTGACCTTGCAAAAGACAAGATAATTGACTATTACTGGACTTGCTCTTTTTTTGGTGAGTTAGAACCAGACGGCGAGAAAATCCTATGTTATTCAAACGATGGAATAGAATACGATACACAAAAAATTTTAAAAGCTTTCAGATATAAAAAACCAAATCTGCTCTTGGATCACAGTCAATTCTATGAAGTCGGTGGTGTTTTCTATGAAGGCACTTCCTTGGATATACAAAAACGTCCTGTCAACAGCGAAGCCATTAGTATCTTTCGAAATGTGATGTTTGGTTTAGAGTATGGCTTTAGGAAATTTCATATTCAACATGTCACAACAAAATCTTCTATCGAGACGATTCAGTATCTTAAAAGCTATGCGCAGATATCTTGTGAAGTAACACCGCATCATCTTTTCTTTACCATGGAAGACATCAGAAACACGAATTTCAAAGTGAACCCACCATTTGGCACAGAAAAAGATAGACAAGCTTTGCTGAACGCCGTCAGGAAGAATATTATAGACGTCTTTGCAACTGATCATGCGCCTCATGATGAAAAGTCATCTGATTTTGAAAAAGCACCATATGGAACAAGTGGCATTGAGACAGCTTTTAGTGCTTTCTATACGGCGACTGGAGATCTTGAGAAAACTATCGAGAAAATGACTATCGCTCCAAAAAAGGTTTTGGGACTTGGAGCTGTCTTTGATACTGATGACATCACCGTGATCGATCCAAAAGCTGAGTACACAGTTGATGTAAAAATCTTTCACAGCAAGGGCAAGAACAGTGTCTTTGACGGCATCAAATTGAAAGGGAAGGTAATTGGTGTAAAACTGAAGGGAAAGTGGGTGTACTGGGATGGAGAATTTCTCTTTGACAGTCAAAAAAACCTTTGA
- a CDS encoding iron-sulfur cluster-binding protein: protein MENFSLTVKKTFEVTRDSFIITFNEKIDFAPTQFIMIETPSVVRKPFALGKWFDDLAIGIQVIGKGTQYIVKQDVLLAHGPLGRGFVPPSGKGAMITTPACLAMAFDLHQRYSCDVFIGSLERLQMEIPFKTVFGNEKFVNLLKSLNGYDWFYVVGSDQMEKVAFNLLREKAPVYLSFNEYMACGIGACRGCAIQTKEGIKHVCIDGPVFRGDLVWN, encoded by the coding sequence ATGGAGAATTTCTCTTTGACAGTCAAAAAAACCTTTGAAGTAACTCGAGATAGTTTCATCATCACTTTCAATGAAAAAATTGATTTTGCTCCAACACAATTCATCATGATCGAGACACCATCAGTTGTGAGAAAACCTTTTGCTTTGGGAAAATGGTTTGACGATCTTGCAATAGGAATTCAGGTAATCGGTAAAGGAACACAGTACATAGTCAAACAAGATGTGCTCTTAGCTCATGGTCCTTTGGGAAGAGGTTTTGTTCCACCTTCTGGAAAAGGTGCGATGATAACAACACCGGCATGTCTCGCCATGGCTTTTGATCTTCACCAAAGATATAGTTGCGATGTCTTCATAGGTTCACTCGAAAGACTTCAGATGGAAATACCATTCAAAACTGTCTTTGGTAATGAAAAATTCGTGAACTTGCTCAAATCTTTGAATGGTTATGATTGGTTTTACGTTGTCGGATCAGATCAGATGGAGAAAGTGGCATTTAACCTGCTACGTGAAAAAGCCCCGGTTTATCTATCTTTCAATGAATACATGGCTTGCGGAATAGGTGCGTGTCGCGGATGCGCGATCCAAACCAAGGAAGGTATAAAGCATGTTTGTATCGATGGTCCTGTTTTCAGGGGTGATCTTGTATGGAATTAA